A window of Chloracidobacterium sp. N contains these coding sequences:
- a CDS encoding glycosyltransferase family 2 protein, which translates to MPGRLSVVIPVYNERRTLRELIARVQAVRLPLEKEIICVDDCSTDGTTDILRELAATQPNLRVLFQPVNRGKGAALREGFRQATGDYVIVQDADLEYDPEDYPQMLAPLLEGKADVVFGSRFMGGRPHRVLYFWHSVGNRLLTLLSNMVSDLNLTDMETCYKAFRREVIQSIVLEQDRFGFEPEITIKVARRRLRVYEVGISYYGRTYEEGKKIGWKDGIQALWCIAKYGLTVPRTPLPLPPAEAAAYGSHPAPQTDETTTLR; encoded by the coding sequence ATGCCCGGCAGGTTGTCCGTTGTCATTCCGGTCTATAACGAGCGCCGTACCCTGCGTGAGCTGATCGCCCGGGTGCAGGCCGTCCGGTTGCCGCTCGAAAAAGAAATCATCTGTGTGGATGACTGTTCGACCGATGGCACGACTGACATTCTGCGGGAGTTGGCCGCAACACAGCCCAATCTCCGGGTGCTGTTTCAGCCGGTCAACCGTGGCAAGGGCGCGGCGCTCCGCGAAGGCTTCCGGCAGGCGACCGGGGATTACGTGATTGTCCAGGATGCTGACCTGGAATATGACCCGGAAGACTACCCGCAGATGCTGGCGCCGCTGCTGGAGGGGAAGGCGGATGTCGTGTTTGGCTCGCGGTTTATGGGTGGGCGTCCGCACCGGGTGCTGTATTTCTGGCATTCGGTTGGCAATCGCCTGCTGACGTTGCTCTCCAACATGGTTTCCGACCTGAACCTGACGGACATGGAAACCTGCTACAAGGCCTTTCGGCGGGAGGTCATTCAGTCCATTGTGCTGGAGCAGGATCGGTTTGGGTTTGAGCCGGAGATTACCATCAAGGTCGCGCGGCGGCGGCTGCGGGTGTATGAGGTTGGGATCAGCTACTATGGGCGCACCTATGAAGAGGGCAAGAAGATTGGCTGGAAGGATGGGATTCAGGCGCTCTGGTGTATTGCCAAGTATGGGCTGACCGTTCCGCGCACGCCGTTGCCGTTGCCGCCGGCGGAAGCCGCAGCCTACGGTTCACATCCTGCTCCGCAGACGGATGAAACCACCACCCTCCGGTGA
- a CDS encoding diacylglycerol kinase, with amino-acid sequence MKPPPSGDAPPARARLEVPRLWASFGYAWAGLVRTWQSQPNFRIECTIGGLALALAWWLEAGLVPVLVMSALVLSLEVVNSAIEAVVDLACPEFHPLAKVAKDAAAGATLLAAVFSVLVGLVVLGVPLWGKVRAAWDFLTSI; translated from the coding sequence ATGAAACCACCACCCTCCGGTGATGCGCCACCGGCACGCGCCCGGCTGGAGGTCCCCCGGTTGTGGGCGTCCTTTGGTTATGCCTGGGCGGGACTGGTGCGTACGTGGCAGTCGCAGCCCAATTTTCGCATTGAGTGCACGATTGGCGGGCTGGCGTTGGCGTTGGCCTGGTGGTTGGAGGCCGGGCTGGTGCCGGTGTTGGTGATGTCGGCGCTGGTGTTGTCGCTGGAGGTGGTCAACAGCGCGATTGAAGCCGTGGTGGACTTGGCTTGCCCGGAGTTTCATCCGTTGGCGAAGGTGGCGAAGGACGCGGCGGCCGGGGCGACGCTGCTGGCGGCGGTGTTTTCGGTGCTGGTGGGGCTGGTGGTGCTGGGGGTGCCGTTGTGGGGGAAGGTGCGTGCGGCGTGGGATTTTCTGACATCCATCTGA
- the waaC gene encoding lipopolysaccharide heptosyltransferase I translates to MHFLIVKLSSIGDVVHAMPAVVALRRAFPTARLTWVVERVAAPLLLGAPGLDEVIVLDTRGWRRQWHRREVLRQAAACLARLRRYPVDVALDFQGLMKSAAVAWYSRARRRIGFATDALREPPGRLAYTEQVAVSPSEHVIRANLRLVEALGVAPPETYEFWLPPLEDEAAYVAGQLSRQGITGRFALLNPGGGWVTKRWPAANFGYLAELLWRQHGLASVVTYGPGETSLVAQVQAVVRAAPVASFPTNLREYLALARRATVFVGGDTGPLHLAAAVGTPIVGLYGPTSAERNGPFAAADKVVGLDAACRTDCYRRTCQQHICMDISVSLVAQAVGDRLRALS, encoded by the coding sequence GTGCACTTTTTGATCGTCAAACTGAGCAGCATTGGGGATGTCGTGCATGCCATGCCGGCGGTGGTGGCCCTGCGCCGGGCGTTTCCCACGGCCCGGCTGACGTGGGTTGTCGAGCGCGTGGCCGCGCCGTTGCTGCTGGGCGCGCCCGGTCTGGATGAGGTCATCGTTCTGGACACCCGCGGCTGGCGGCGGCAGTGGCACCGGCGGGAAGTGCTCCGTCAGGCGGCGGCTTGTCTGGCCCGGCTTCGCCGGTATCCGGTGGATGTGGCGCTGGATTTCCAGGGGCTGATGAAATCGGCTGCCGTGGCGTGGTATTCCCGGGCCCGGCGGCGGATTGGCTTTGCAACGGACGCCCTGCGTGAACCGCCGGGCCGGCTGGCTTACACGGAACAGGTCGCCGTTTCACCTTCTGAGCATGTGATTCGGGCGAATCTGCGTCTGGTTGAGGCGTTGGGCGTTGCGCCGCCGGAAACCTACGAGTTCTGGCTGCCGCCGCTGGAGGACGAAGCTGCCTATGTGGCCGGACAGTTGTCCCGGCAGGGCATCACCGGACGCTTTGCGCTGCTCAATCCGGGTGGCGGGTGGGTGACGAAGCGGTGGCCGGCGGCCAACTTTGGGTATCTGGCGGAGTTGCTTTGGAGGCAGCATGGACTGGCCAGTGTCGTGACTTATGGGCCGGGTGAAACGTCGCTGGTTGCGCAGGTTCAGGCCGTGGTGCGGGCGGCGCCGGTGGCGTCCTTTCCGACGAACCTGCGGGAGTATCTGGCGCTGGCGCGGCGGGCGACGGTGTTCGTTGGGGGGGACACGGGGCCGCTGCATCTGGCGGCCGCCGTTGGGACGCCGATTGTCGGTCTGTATGGGCCAACGTCCGCTGAACGGAACGGCCCGTTTGCGGCGGCCGACAAGGTGGTTGGTCTCGATGCGGCATGTCGTACGGACTGTTATCGCCGTACCTGTCAGCAGCATATCTGCATGGACATTTCAGTTTCCCTGGTGGCACAGGCCGTTGGAGACCGCCTCCGCGCCCTGTCCTGA
- a CDS encoding histidine triad nucleotide-binding protein: MAEADNIFLRIARGEAPADIVYDDEQCVAFRDIHPQAPTHILIIPRTPMESLNEASQSDEAVLGHLLRVAAKIANKVGIAETGYRTVINTGPDAGQSVFQLHVHLLGGRPLAWPPG, translated from the coding sequence ATGGCTGAAGCAGACAACATTTTTCTCAGGATTGCCCGTGGTGAAGCTCCGGCAGACATCGTTTATGACGATGAACAATGTGTGGCTTTCCGGGATATTCATCCGCAAGCGCCAACTCACATTCTCATCATTCCACGGACGCCGATGGAGTCCCTCAATGAGGCTTCCCAGAGCGATGAAGCCGTTCTGGGGCATCTGTTGCGGGTTGCGGCCAAAATCGCCAACAAGGTCGGTATTGCCGAGACTGGCTACCGGACGGTCATCAACACGGGTCCCGATGCCGGGCAATCGGTGTTTCAGCTTCACGTACATCTTCTGGGAGGGCGTCCGCTGGCCTGGCCGCCCGGCTGA
- a CDS encoding serine/threonine-protein kinase, translated as MRFCPLDGTELPQARTTSSTTIARRITHEEPRVELPSAGQDPLIGQVLEGKYHIQSRIGQGATGAIYRAERINIGDAVAVKVLKPEFAEDYAASERFRREALALGRIRHPNVIAIYDYFEQPRQGDRPASIFLVMELLSGKTLRDILRQEHVLDIRRTVRLMVQICAALHVAHERNVIHRDLKPENIMVEQYDRQQEMAKVIDFGLARLRMTGKLIKTLTEQGRVAGTPYYMAPEQWMDRPLDARTDVYALGIICYEMLTGRVPFHADTVMQLANKHVKAPPQPPIELRRELPMGVSQAILRALAKQPQERPSTTLELADALQRGLLGTG; from the coding sequence ATGCGTTTCTGTCCCCTGGATGGCACGGAACTCCCGCAGGCGCGCACAACCTCATCCACCACGATTGCCCGACGGATTACCCATGAGGAACCACGGGTCGAGTTGCCGTCGGCCGGGCAGGACCCGCTGATTGGTCAGGTGCTGGAAGGGAAGTACCACATCCAATCCAGGATTGGTCAGGGGGCGACCGGGGCCATTTACCGTGCCGAGCGCATCAACATTGGTGATGCGGTGGCCGTCAAGGTGCTCAAGCCGGAGTTTGCCGAGGACTATGCGGCTTCTGAACGCTTTCGCCGCGAGGCGCTGGCGCTGGGGCGCATCCGGCATCCCAACGTCATTGCCATTTATGACTACTTCGAGCAGCCACGCCAGGGGGATCGCCCGGCGTCCATCTTTCTGGTCATGGAGTTGCTGTCGGGCAAGACCCTGCGCGACATTCTCCGCCAGGAGCATGTGCTGGACATTCGCCGGACCGTACGCCTGATGGTGCAGATTTGCGCGGCGCTGCACGTGGCCCATGAGCGGAATGTGATCCACCGCGACCTGAAACCGGAAAACATCATGGTCGAGCAGTATGATCGCCAGCAGGAGATGGCCAAGGTCATTGATTTTGGGCTGGCGCGGCTGCGGATGACCGGCAAGCTCATCAAGACTCTGACGGAGCAGGGGCGGGTGGCTGGGACGCCGTACTACATGGCGCCGGAGCAGTGGATGGACCGCCCACTCGATGCCCGGACGGATGTCTATGCGCTGGGTATCATCTGCTATGAAATGCTCACCGGGCGGGTGCCGTTCCATGCGGATACGGTCATGCAACTGGCCAACAAGCATGTCAAAGCGCCACCCCAGCCGCCGATTGAGCTGCGGCGGGAGCTTCCCATGGGCGTTTCGCAGGCGATTCTGCGGGCGCTGGCCAAGCAGCCGCAGGAACGGCCGTCCACGACGTTGGAGTTGGCGGATGCTTTGCAACGAGGACTGCTTGGGACAGGATGA
- a CDS encoding OmpA family protein produces the protein MLAAAAVVFGPACATKKYVRTTIDERVAPLEGRTEELEQSVARNTSAIRDLDTRLSARIDTVSARAEEANTRAQAAERKAEEAQLGVERTNTRLTETARAVDDFIEVRTVSVYFQTNRYDLSPEAKAELDALAEAAKSRRGIRIELSGFADRRGSEAKNLTLTENRAKSVKLYLYNVHKIEPWRIEYIGAGKINDNARTPEELQRNRRVDVRLLANRVVTEAEEGNPGP, from the coding sequence ATGCTAGCTGCCGCGGCCGTGGTTTTTGGCCCAGCTTGTGCCACCAAAAAGTATGTTCGCACGACGATTGACGAGCGGGTTGCCCCGCTTGAAGGGCGTACGGAGGAGTTGGAGCAGTCTGTGGCGCGCAACACTTCGGCGATTCGGGACCTGGACACCCGCCTGTCGGCGCGGATTGATACGGTCAGCGCCCGGGCCGAGGAAGCCAACACCCGTGCGCAGGCGGCCGAGCGCAAGGCCGAGGAGGCCCAACTGGGTGTCGAGCGTACGAACACGCGGTTGACCGAGACGGCACGTGCCGTTGACGACTTCATTGAAGTGCGAACGGTGTCGGTGTACTTCCAGACCAACCGGTATGACCTCAGCCCGGAAGCCAAGGCGGAGCTGGATGCGCTGGCGGAAGCGGCCAAGTCGCGCCGGGGCATTCGGATTGAGCTTTCCGGTTTTGCCGACCGGCGTGGCAGCGAAGCGAAGAATCTGACTCTGACCGAAAACCGGGCCAAGTCCGTCAAGCTGTACCTGTACAACGTGCACAAGATTGAGCCGTGGCGGATTGAGTACATCGGGGCGGGCAAGATCAACGACAACGCCCGGACGCCGGAGGAACTTCAGCGCAACCGCCGGGTGGATGTGCGCCTGTTGGCGAACCGGGTGGTGACGGAGGCGGAAGAAGGCAACCCCGGGCCATAA
- a CDS encoding M91 family zinc metallopeptidase codes for MRVAAKSTPSVNPASTTSIPHKLDLRSAVAQPSASTPVSFGKLNDLQALGQNLKAHLAQATGQQVTGQPSTAVATSGFSREATVTRVNGQVVIDTGAGDDQIRVTQDARTGDVTVSVNGESRTFTGNDRNNLVIRAGAGNDVIQVDPGVTVNLRLFGGDGDDVITGGSGHDRIDGGAGNDRINGGAGNDYIYGGDGNDTLQGGDGNDTIYGGRGNDLIYGNAGNDYLEGGEGNDTIYGGEGNDVISGGLGDDRLFGGAGDDAIYAGQGKDDISGGSGSNKLYVQAEDTVRTAPRGSRNQVVTVELTGNPGGLGVIVRGSDEFRQRVMDDLEMLRSSPAGRQMLASFDAARQRDRVTVTIEEITEDNGFASRSRGSNPFLDPATGRRGTPTNATIGYNPTFAPTFEFADGTAAYTPPSVVLYHEMAHAYDYTHGTLRPGTYQGVDTADRGRVPNLERVAVGVPLDHDNDPRTPEQLDNANHPYALTENGIREEMNLQLRRSYMLARLSGF; via the coding sequence ATGCGAGTCGCAGCCAAATCAACGCCATCGGTCAACCCGGCATCCACCACGTCCATTCCCCACAAGCTGGATTTGCGTTCGGCGGTCGCCCAGCCGTCGGCATCCACACCGGTCAGCTTTGGCAAACTCAACGATCTGCAAGCCCTTGGGCAGAACCTCAAGGCGCATCTGGCGCAGGCCACGGGGCAACAGGTCACGGGTCAGCCGTCAACGGCAGTGGCCACGAGTGGCTTTTCACGGGAAGCGACCGTGACCCGCGTCAACGGCCAGGTGGTCATTGATACCGGAGCCGGCGACGACCAGATTCGGGTGACGCAGGATGCACGCACGGGCGATGTGACTGTGTCGGTCAACGGCGAGTCGCGGACGTTCACCGGAAATGATCGCAACAACCTCGTGATTCGGGCCGGGGCGGGGAACGATGTGATTCAGGTTGACCCGGGCGTGACGGTCAACCTGCGGCTCTTCGGCGGCGATGGCGATGATGTCATCACCGGCGGCAGCGGCCACGACCGGATTGATGGTGGTGCGGGCAATGACCGCATCAATGGGGGTGCCGGCAACGACTATATCTATGGCGGCGATGGCAACGACACGCTCCAGGGCGGTGACGGCAACGACACGATCTATGGCGGCCGGGGCAATGACCTCATTTATGGCAATGCCGGCAATGACTACCTGGAAGGCGGCGAAGGCAACGACACCATATACGGCGGTGAAGGCAATGATGTCATTTCCGGCGGGCTGGGCGATGATCGGCTGTTTGGCGGCGCTGGGGACGATGCCATCTATGCCGGGCAGGGGAAAGATGACATCAGCGGCGGCAGTGGCAGCAACAAGCTGTATGTGCAGGCGGAGGACACGGTACGGACGGCACCGCGCGGCAGCCGCAACCAGGTGGTGACGGTGGAGCTGACGGGCAATCCGGGCGGTTTGGGGGTGATCGTGCGTGGTTCGGATGAGTTCCGGCAGCGCGTGATGGACGATCTGGAAATGCTTCGCTCATCGCCGGCGGGACGGCAGATGCTGGCCAGCTTTGATGCGGCGCGGCAGCGGGATCGCGTCACGGTGACGATTGAGGAAATCACCGAGGACAACGGCTTTGCTTCGCGCTCACGCGGCTCCAATCCCTTTCTCGATCCGGCCACCGGACGCCGTGGCACGCCGACCAATGCCACCATTGGTTACAACCCGACCTTTGCGCCGACTTTTGAGTTTGCCGATGGCACGGCTGCCTATACGCCGCCGTCCGTGGTGCTGTATCACGAAATGGCGCATGCCTATGACTACACGCACGGGACGCTGCGCCCCGGCACGTACCAGGGCGTGGATACGGCCGACCGTGGGCGCGTGCCGAACTTGGAGCGGGTGGCCGTCGGTGTGCCGCTCGACCATGACAACGATCCCCGGACGCCCGAACAGCTTGACAATGCCAACCATCCCTACGCGCTGACAGAGAACGGCATCCGGGAGGAAATGAACCTCCAGTTGCGGCGGAGCTACATGCTGGCCCGGCTCTCCGGTTTCTGA
- a CDS encoding CHAT domain-containing tetratricopeptide repeat protein has translation MTVFALILFLTSWLTPVHLSAVLPQQPVQPPAQQPAPTALLPGTTLEQNVTGAEPHTYTVPLDQYDFLHLVVGQHGVDVTLRLLGPDGSLVMEQDSPNGPLGPEELLFLAPASRVYRLVIVPFAQAPFAHGKTGGRYVLQVLTRRPADGHERKEAPNLWRAQEATTLATRAGQLCATGAYAEALPLAREALAIREAVYGPEHRSVADALETTGLICYHLTDYAQATALYRRATAIRDKALAPEHPDLRRSLNSLGKSLQKQGHFTEAEACYQRALLHGGRLPADTQTIRTLTYLADLHQERGQYPAAERFYQRAIAMGTAIPETSSLTLARVFNSLALLQLEQGNLSSAEVNFQHALDIYEKGFEVVPPYVALLLNNLAETLRRRGDDNRAEPLYQRAIATFEAKVGGNSPHVADFLSNLAVIILRRKDYATAEATFRRALAIYESTLGNQHPLYATCLTNLAETFRLQGRFSEAETLYRQAGAIVEKSLGSAHPAFAKTLMNLGWVRGQQKDYAAADQLFHQALHIQTEAYGPNHPDVIQTLNNLTLLAQQQNLPRQALAFQTQANAAREHLLTINLVTGSERQKFLYLKLADEETHRTLTLHLHNLPRDRDAARAALTVILQRKGRALDAMTDVLALLRQQGTPEDLRRLDELTTLKGQIAVLTQRGPDRTLSAAAHRAELKALQEQADNLEADLSRRSLQYRARFAPVTLEAVRNAIPPDAALLEYAVYSPVDPTTGLPQPTRYAVYALKADGTLRWADLGEAVPIDTTIREFRQALSTPTRQTTTVRRAGARLAAQVIAPIAPALTGVRHLLLSPDGQLNLIPFEALPDRHGQYLLEQFALTYLTSGRDLLAFQENREASPHPPVVFAAPEYGNGKQLSLAGNTLPALSPLTGTAAEAATIQRLFPDALVQTRAAATGDRLLTVNRPRFLHLATHGTFLEAVPQTARTTPEDLTTRAIGLPQPLNPDQVRRDSPLLRAYLFFAGANQAAPKSALTALEAAQLNLWGTRLVVLSACQTGVGEVRNGEGVYGLRRAFVLTGAQTQVMSLWSVSDRATQMLMENFYARLKRGEPRGEALRQAQIALRRQTRYAHPFYWASFILTGDWRAM, from the coding sequence ATGACTGTGTTCGCCCTGATACTCTTCCTCACCTCATGGCTGACGCCAGTCCACCTGTCGGCGGTACTTCCCCAGCAACCGGTTCAGCCGCCGGCCCAGCAACCGGCACCGACGGCGCTGCTCCCCGGTACAACCCTTGAGCAGAACGTCACCGGCGCGGAACCCCACACCTACACCGTCCCTCTTGACCAATATGACTTTCTGCACCTGGTCGTCGGGCAGCATGGGGTTGATGTCACGCTCAGACTCCTCGGACCCGACGGCAGTCTGGTCATGGAACAGGACAGCCCGAACGGCCCCCTGGGGCCGGAAGAACTGCTGTTTCTGGCTCCTGCCAGCAGGGTTTACCGGCTGGTCATTGTCCCCTTCGCCCAGGCTCCCTTCGCCCATGGCAAAACCGGGGGGCGGTACGTTCTGCAGGTTCTGACGCGGCGCCCGGCAGACGGGCACGAACGAAAAGAAGCCCCCAACCTGTGGCGCGCCCAGGAAGCCACCACCCTGGCAACCCGGGCCGGACAGTTGTGCGCAACAGGTGCCTATGCCGAGGCCCTCCCACTGGCGCGGGAGGCGCTTGCCATCCGGGAAGCCGTCTATGGGCCGGAACATCGTTCTGTCGCCGACGCCCTCGAAACCACGGGGCTCATCTGCTATCACCTGACTGACTACGCCCAGGCCACCGCCCTGTACCGCCGGGCTACCGCCATCCGCGACAAAGCCCTCGCCCCGGAACATCCTGACCTCCGGCGGAGTCTCAACAGCCTGGGAAAATCCCTGCAAAAACAGGGCCATTTCACCGAAGCCGAAGCCTGTTACCAGCGCGCCCTGCTCCATGGCGGGCGGCTTCCCGCCGATACCCAAACCATCCGCACCCTGACCTACCTGGCTGACCTCCACCAGGAGCGGGGGCAATACCCGGCGGCCGAACGTTTTTACCAGCGCGCCATTGCCATGGGTACGGCCATACCGGAAACAAGTTCACTCACCCTGGCCCGTGTCTTCAACAGCCTGGCCCTGCTTCAACTGGAGCAGGGCAACCTCTCCTCAGCCGAAGTCAATTTCCAGCATGCGCTGGACATCTACGAAAAGGGCTTTGAAGTCGTCCCACCCTATGTCGCTCTCCTGCTCAACAACCTGGCGGAAACGCTCCGCAGGCGCGGCGACGATAACCGCGCCGAGCCGCTCTACCAACGCGCCATCGCCACCTTTGAAGCCAAGGTCGGCGGAAACTCACCCCACGTCGCCGATTTCCTCAGCAACCTTGCAGTTATCATCCTGAGACGCAAGGACTACGCCACGGCCGAAGCGACCTTCCGCCGCGCTCTGGCCATTTATGAATCCACCCTTGGCAACCAGCACCCGCTCTACGCCACCTGTCTCACCAACCTTGCCGAAACGTTCCGCCTTCAGGGACGTTTCAGCGAAGCCGAAACGCTTTACCGCCAGGCCGGCGCCATTGTTGAAAAGTCTCTCGGCAGCGCCCACCCCGCCTTTGCCAAAACCCTGATGAACCTGGGCTGGGTGCGAGGCCAGCAGAAAGACTATGCCGCTGCTGACCAGCTCTTCCATCAGGCGCTGCACATCCAGACCGAAGCCTACGGCCCCAACCACCCCGATGTCATCCAGACCCTGAACAACCTCACCCTCCTCGCCCAGCAACAGAACCTGCCCCGCCAGGCCCTCGCCTTCCAGACCCAGGCCAATGCCGCCCGCGAACACCTCCTGACCATCAACCTCGTCACCGGCTCCGAACGCCAGAAGTTCCTCTACCTCAAGCTGGCCGACGAAGAAACCCACCGCACCCTCACCCTTCACCTCCACAACCTCCCCCGGGACAGAGACGCCGCCCGCGCCGCCCTGACTGTCATTCTCCAGCGCAAGGGCCGCGCCTTGGACGCCATGACCGATGTCCTCGCCCTCCTCCGCCAACAGGGCACCCCCGAAGACCTCCGCCGCCTCGACGAACTGACCACCCTCAAAGGCCAAATCGCCGTCCTGACCCAGCGTGGACCCGACCGCACCCTATCCGCAGCCGCCCACCGCGCCGAACTCAAAGCCCTCCAGGAACAGGCCGACAATCTGGAAGCCGACCTCAGCCGCCGCAGCCTCCAGTACCGCGCCCGCTTTGCCCCCGTCACCCTGGAAGCCGTCCGGAACGCCATCCCGCCCGATGCCGCCCTGCTTGAGTATGCCGTCTATTCCCCCGTTGACCCCACCACCGGGCTGCCCCAGCCGACACGCTACGCCGTCTATGCCCTCAAAGCCGACGGCACCCTCCGCTGGGCCGACCTCGGCGAAGCCGTCCCCATTGACACGACCATCCGGGAATTTCGCCAGGCGCTGTCCACCCCGACCCGGCAGACCACCACCGTCCGGCGTGCCGGCGCGCGCCTTGCCGCACAGGTCATCGCCCCCATCGCCCCGGCGCTGACCGGTGTCCGGCATCTGCTGCTCTCCCCTGACGGTCAGCTCAACCTCATCCCCTTTGAAGCCCTCCCGGACCGGCACGGGCAGTATCTGCTGGAGCAGTTTGCCCTCACCTACCTCACCAGCGGCCGCGACCTGCTTGCCTTTCAGGAAAACCGCGAAGCCAGCCCGCACCCGCCGGTCGTCTTTGCTGCGCCGGAGTATGGGAATGGCAAGCAACTCTCCCTCGCCGGAAACACGCTCCCGGCCCTGTCTCCTCTCACTGGCACGGCGGCTGAAGCTGCAACCATCCAGCGCCTCTTCCCCGATGCCCTCGTCCAAACCCGGGCTGCCGCCACGGGCGACCGCCTGCTGACCGTGAATCGTCCCCGGTTTCTGCACCTCGCCACCCACGGCACATTTCTGGAAGCGGTCCCCCAGACGGCCCGGACCACACCGGAGGACCTGACAACCCGCGCCATCGGACTTCCCCAGCCGCTCAATCCCGACCAGGTGCGCCGCGACAGCCCGCTCCTGCGTGCGTACCTGTTCTTTGCCGGCGCCAACCAGGCCGCCCCAAAAAGCGCCCTGACCGCCCTCGAAGCCGCCCAGCTCAACCTCTGGGGCACGCGCCTCGTCGTCCTGTCCGCCTGCCAGACCGGCGTCGGCGAGGTCCGCAATGGCGAAGGCGTCTATGGACTGCGCCGGGCCTTTGTCCTCACCGGCGCCCAGACCCAGGTGATGTCCCTGTGGTCGGTTTCCGACCGGGCCACCCAGATGCTGATGGAAAACTTCTATGCCCGCCTCAAACGCGGTGAACCCCGGGGTGAAGCCCTGCGTCAGGCGCAAATTGCGCTGCGGCGGCAGACACGCTACGCGCACCCGTTTTACTGGGCGAGCTTCATCCTGACCGGCGACTGGCGCGCCATGTGA